The Mixta hanseatica genome includes a region encoding these proteins:
- the cmoM gene encoding tRNA uridine 5-oxyacetic acid(34) methyltransferase CmoM produces MQDRNFDDIALKFAQNIYGTTKGRIRQAILWQELDALLKTLPDRPLRIVDVGGGQGQIACGLAARGHQVLLCDISSEMLQRAREHAAQQHVLDNMQFEQISAQQVAQYLDKPADLVLFHAVLEWVAEPEAILATLYEALAPGGILSLMFYNLHGQILSTAAHGNFGWLEVGMKKGKKKTLSPDYPRDPQQVYQWLQSCGFIIERRAGIRVFHDYMHDKQRRIDEFDRLLAIETQYCRQEPFISLGRYIHVTARKPGPKDLL; encoded by the coding sequence ATGCAGGATCGTAACTTTGACGATATTGCCCTTAAATTTGCGCAAAACATTTACGGTACCACCAAAGGGCGAATTCGTCAGGCCATCCTGTGGCAGGAGCTGGATGCGTTGCTGAAAACCTTGCCGGATCGGCCGTTGCGCATTGTGGATGTCGGCGGCGGTCAGGGGCAAATCGCCTGTGGACTGGCCGCGCGCGGCCATCAGGTGTTGCTGTGCGATATTTCCAGCGAGATGCTGCAGCGCGCGCGTGAACATGCGGCGCAGCAGCATGTGCTGGACAACATGCAATTCGAACAAATTAGCGCGCAGCAGGTGGCGCAATATTTGGATAAGCCAGCGGATCTGGTATTGTTTCACGCGGTGTTGGAATGGGTCGCCGAACCGGAAGCGATCCTGGCGACGCTGTACGAAGCGCTGGCGCCGGGCGGCATATTATCGTTGATGTTTTACAACCTGCACGGGCAGATATTAAGTACGGCGGCGCACGGTAATTTCGGCTGGCTGGAAGTTGGCATGAAGAAAGGCAAAAAGAAAACGCTTTCGCCCGATTATCCGCGCGATCCCCAACAGGTCTATCAGTGGCTGCAATCCTGCGGCTTCATTATTGAACGCCGCGCCGGCATTCGGGTATTTCACGATTACATGCACGATAAACAACGACGAATAGATGAATTTGATCGGCTGTTGGCAATAGAAACCCAATATTGCCGCCAGGAACCCTTTATCAGCCTGGGGCGTTATATACATGTCACGGCGCGCAAACCCGGCCCGAAGGACCTACTATGA